One part of the Humulus lupulus chromosome 9, drHumLupu1.1, whole genome shotgun sequence genome encodes these proteins:
- the LOC133801020 gene encoding protease Do-like 5, chloroplastic — MVVLGSLYQLGPSPIPPTISSSSNSNLSRTQKSILTRRRTVLLGQTLLATSLLHFFDPIHSPPSLSPAIALQQQDELQLEEDRIVQIFQETSPSVVFIKDLEIDKSLNTSEEEVLLREDNSTKIEGTGSGFIWDKFGHIVTNYHVVSKLITDTSGLQRCKVYLVDEKGTGFYREGKIVGYDPAYDLAVLKVDIEGYKLKPVVVGTSGDLHVGQSCFAIGNPYGYENTLTTGVVSGLGREIPSPNGSAIRGAIQTDAAINAGNSGGPLIDSYGHVIGVNTATFTRKGTGVSSGVNFAIPIDTVVRTVPYLIVYGTPYSNRF; from the exons ATGGTGGTTCTGGGCTCCCTTTACCAACTTGGTCCCTCTCCGATTCCAcccaccatttcttcttcttcaaattcGAATTTGAGCAGAACCCAGAAGAGTATTCTCACAAGGAGAAGGACTGTGCTATTGGGTCAAACTCTTTTGGCAACTTCCTTACTCCATTTCTTTGACCCAATTCACTCACCTCCTTCACTTTCACCAGCCATTGCTCTGCAACAACAGGATGAGCTTCAGCTAGAAGAAGACCGAATTGTGCAAATTTTTCAG GAAACTTCTCCATCGGTTGTTTTCATTAAAGACCTTGAGATTGACAAAAGCCTCAACACTTCTGAAGAAGAAGTATTGCTTAGAGAGGATAACAGTACAAAAATTGAAGGGACAGGCTCAGGCTTTATCTGGGATAAGTTTGGTCACATT GTTACAAACTACCACGTTGTATCTAAATTGATTACAGACACTAGTGGATTACAGCGTTGTAAG GTGTATTTGGTAGATGAGAAAGGAACTGGATTTTACAGAGAAGGCAAGATTGTTGGTTATGATCCTGCATATGATTTGGCTGTTCTTAAG GTTGATATTGAAGGCTACAAATTAAAGCCAGTAGTTGTTGGTACTTCTGGCGATTTACATGTGGGTCAGAGCTGCTTTGCAATTGGAAATCCGTATGGATACGAGAATACGCTAACAACAGGG GTGGTTAGTGGTTTGGGGAGGGAGATACCCTCACCCAATGGAAGTGCCATTCGAGGAGCAATTCAAACAGATGCAGCCATTAATGCTG GGAATTCTGGAGGTCCATTGATTGATTCATATGGCCATGTCATTGGAGTAAATACTGCAACTTTCACTCGTAAAG GCACAGGAGTTTCGTCTGGTGTTAACTTTGCAATACCTATCGACACAGTTGTGAGAACTGTACCTTACCTTATTGTTTATGGAACCCCTTACAGTAATAGGTTttga